The following is a genomic window from Quadrisphaera sp. RL12-1S.
CACCCCCACCCGCGACCGGAAGGCCTTCGCCATGCCCACCTCCGTCCTGCGCCGCCGCCTCGGTGCGGCCGTCCGCCTCGCCGCCGTCCCCGCGGCGATGTGCCTCCTGCTCACCTCGTGCAGCGCCGCCGGCACCAGCGCCTCGGCCCCCGCCGGCGGCGCCGACAAGGCCTTCGACGCCAAGGTGGACGCCTCGCTCGCCTCGGTGGAGTCCCAGGTCCTCAGCACCGGGCCGAACGGGGAGAAGCCCGCCAGCGCCGACGCCGCGACCCTCACCGACGCCCAGGTCGCGCAGGTCAAGGGGCTGGGCGCCACCGCCGCGATCACCATGCACTACGCCGGTGACGACTGGTCGACCTCGCAGATCAAGGGGTTGCAGGACGAGTTCGGTCGCCTGGGCATCACGGTCGTCTCCAGCACCGACGCGAACTTCGACCCGGCGCAGCAGGTCTCCGACATCGAGAACGCGATGACCCGCAAGCCCAGCGTCATGGTCTCCCTGCCCACCGACCCGGTGGCCACGGCCGGCGCGTACCGGGCCGCGGCCGCGGCCGGCACCAAGCTCGTCTTCATGGACAACGTGCCCAAGGGGTTCGTGGCCGGGAAGGACTACGTCTCGACCGTCTCCGCGGACAACTACGGCAACGGCGTCATCTCCGCGCACCTCATGGCCCGCGCGCTCGGCGGCAAGGGGACCATCGGCCTGGTCTTCCACGAGGCCGACTTCTTCGTCACCAAGCAGCGCTACCAGGGCTTCAAGGAGACCATCGCCAAGGACTACCCGGACATCAAGATCGTCGCCGAGCAGGGGATCGCCGGTCCCGACTTCGCCGGGGACGCCCAGCGGGTGTCCGCTGCCATGCTCAGCCAGAACCCCGACCTGAGCGGCATCTGGGCCGTGTGGGACGTTCCCGCCGAGGGCGTGCTCGCCGCGGCGCGCGCCGCAGGCCGTGACGACCTCAAGGTCGCCACGCAGGACCTCGGCCTGAACGTCGCCATCGCGCTGGCGCAGGACCGCAACGTCGTGGGTCTCGGCGCACAGCGCCCCTACGAGCAGGGCGTCACCGAGGCGCGCCTGGCCGCGCTGAGCCTCATCGGGCAGCAGGTGCCGGCGTACGTGGCGCTGCCCTCCCTGGGCGTGACCCACGACAACGTCCTGGACGCCTGGAAGACCGTCTACTCCCAGGACGCCCCTGCCCAGCTCCGCGACTCCTTCGTCAAGTGACGTCCGCGATGGTGTCCGAGCCGGTGTCGCAGGCCCCGCCCGCCGTGCGGATGCACGGCATCGACAAGTCCTTCGACGCGGTGCGCGTGCTCACCGACGTCGACTTCGAGGTCAGCCGCGGTGAGGTGCACGCGCTGGCCGGCGGCAACGGCGCCGGCAAGTCGACGCTGATGAAGATCCTGCAGGGGGTCTACAGCAAGGACGCCGGCACCATCGAGGTCGACGGCCGCGAGGTCGACGTCCGCAGCACCCACGACGCGCGGGCCGCCGGCATCGGCATGGTGTTCCAGGAGTTCAGCCTGGTCCCCACCCTGACCGTGGCCCAGAACATCTTCCTCGGCGTGGAGCCGCTCTCCGGCGGCATCATCAAGGACCGGGAGGCGGAGTCCCGGGCGCGGGAGGTCTTCGCGCAGATGGCAGTCGACGTCGACCCGCGCGCGGTGGTCGGCAGGCTCGGCACGGCCTACTGGCAGCTCACGGAGATCGCCAAGGCGCTCGCCCAGGACGCCCGCGTGCTCATCATGGACGAGCCCACGGCGAGCCTGGCCCGTCACGAGGCCGACGCCCTCTTCGAGCTGGTCGGACGGCTGAAGGCGCGCGGCATCTCGGTCATCTACATCTCCCACCGCATGGACGAGGTGTTCCGGATCGCCGACCGGATCACGGTCCTGCGCGACGGCCGACGCCTCATGACCGAGCGCCTCGTCGACACGACGCCGGCCGAGGTCATCGAGGGGATCGTCGGCCAGGCCCTCGAGGGGGAGATGACCTACCGGCGCCGCGGGGAGCGTCCGGACGCCGACGCCGGCGCCCCGCCGGTGCTGGAGCTGCGCGAGGTGACCGCAGGTCCCCGCGTGCAGGGGGTGTCCTTCTCGGTGGGCGCCGGCGAGATCGTCGGCATCGCGGGCCTCATGGGCAGCGGGCGCACCGAGCTGGCCAGGGCCCTGTTCGGCATCGACCCGATCCGGTCCGGCGAGGTGCTGGTGCGGGGGAAGACCGTGCGCCTGGGCGACCCCCGGCGCGCCATCGCCGCGGGGATCGCCATGATCCCCGAGGACCGCCGAGCCCAGGGACTGGTGCTCGATCACTCCGTGCGCGACAACCTCCTGCTGCCGCTGCTCGGCAGGTTCCGGGCGGGCCCGCTGGTCGACGACCGCGCCGCCCGCGGCGAGGCCCGGCGTCTGGTGGAGCGCTTCCGCGTCAAGGTCGCCGACGACTCCAAGGCGGTCCGCCGGCTCTCCGGCGGCAACCAGCAGAAGGTCGTCATCGCCAAGTGGCTCGGCACGCAGCCCTCGGTGCTGGTCATGGACGAGCCGACGGCGGGCGTCGACATCGGCACCAAGACGGAGATCCTCGAGACCATCCGCGACCTGGCCGACGCCGGGATGGGCGTGCTCGTCATCTCCTCCGAGTACCCGGAGCTGCTCGCCGTGAGCGACCGCGTGGTCGTGCTCCGCGAGGGCTCGGTGCACCGCGTCCTGGACCGGGACGCCATCCCCGACGAGAACTCCCTCCAACTCTCCGTGCAAGGAGCCTGACCATGTCGACCACGTCGTCACCACCCGCCACCGCCGCCGCTGCTCAGGCAGCGCCGCAGCGCGAGAGCCTCCTGCAGCGGCTCGACTGGCGCCGCTACATCATCTACATCGGCTTCGTCGTCATCTTCGCCGCCTTCGCGGTCACCCTCGGCGACAACGGCTTCCTGTCCACCAACAACCTGCTCAACATCGTGCGGCAGTCGGCGATCATCGCGATCATCGCCGTGGGGATGACCTACGTCATCGCCTGCGCCCAGATCGACCTGTCAGTGGGCTCCACCGCCGGCCTGGCCAGCGTCGTCACCGCGATGGCCATCTCCTCGTACGGGCTCGTGGCTGGCATCGCCGCGGGCCTGCTCGTCGGCCTCGTGGTCGGCTGCATCAACGGCGCCCTCGTCAGCATGCTCAACATCCCCTCGTTCCTCGTGACGCTGGGCATGCTGGGCATCGCCGTCGGCGTCGCCCAGTGGATCACCGACTCCGCGCCGCAGCCGATCCTCAACAGCACGTACAACCTCGTCTTCGGGGGCGGGAACTTCGGGCCCGTGCCGGGGCTGCTCGTGTGGATGGCGATCGTGGTCGCCGTCGGCGCCGTGGGTCTGGCCAAGACCCGGT
Proteins encoded in this region:
- a CDS encoding ABC transporter permease; the encoded protein is MSTTSSPPATAAAAQAAPQRESLLQRLDWRRYIIYIGFVVIFAAFAVTLGDNGFLSTNNLLNIVRQSAIIAIIAVGMTYVIACAQIDLSVGSTAGLASVVTAMAISSYGLVAGIAAGLLVGLVVGCINGALVSMLNIPSFLVTLGMLGIAVGVAQWITDSAPQPILNSTYNLVFGGGNFGPVPGLLVWMAIVVAVGAVGLAKTRFGRQVLATGGNRMAADFTGVNTRRITFSVLVISSVLASLAGMLYAGRLESGRFQWGTGDELSAIAAVILGGTSLFGGSGAVIGTFVGALLIGLINNGLVLAGLDTSQQQVVRGVIIILAVALARRK
- a CDS encoding substrate-binding domain-containing protein, translated to MPTSVLRRRLGAAVRLAAVPAAMCLLLTSCSAAGTSASAPAGGADKAFDAKVDASLASVESQVLSTGPNGEKPASADAATLTDAQVAQVKGLGATAAITMHYAGDDWSTSQIKGLQDEFGRLGITVVSSTDANFDPAQQVSDIENAMTRKPSVMVSLPTDPVATAGAYRAAAAAGTKLVFMDNVPKGFVAGKDYVSTVSADNYGNGVISAHLMARALGGKGTIGLVFHEADFFVTKQRYQGFKETIAKDYPDIKIVAEQGIAGPDFAGDAQRVSAAMLSQNPDLSGIWAVWDVPAEGVLAAARAAGRDDLKVATQDLGLNVAIALAQDRNVVGLGAQRPYEQGVTEARLAALSLIGQQVPAYVALPSLGVTHDNVLDAWKTVYSQDAPAQLRDSFVK
- a CDS encoding sugar ABC transporter ATP-binding protein; translated protein: MVSEPVSQAPPAVRMHGIDKSFDAVRVLTDVDFEVSRGEVHALAGGNGAGKSTLMKILQGVYSKDAGTIEVDGREVDVRSTHDARAAGIGMVFQEFSLVPTLTVAQNIFLGVEPLSGGIIKDREAESRAREVFAQMAVDVDPRAVVGRLGTAYWQLTEIAKALAQDARVLIMDEPTASLARHEADALFELVGRLKARGISVIYISHRMDEVFRIADRITVLRDGRRLMTERLVDTTPAEVIEGIVGQALEGEMTYRRRGERPDADAGAPPVLELREVTAGPRVQGVSFSVGAGEIVGIAGLMGSGRTELARALFGIDPIRSGEVLVRGKTVRLGDPRRAIAAGIAMIPEDRRAQGLVLDHSVRDNLLLPLLGRFRAGPLVDDRAARGEARRLVERFRVKVADDSKAVRRLSGGNQQKVVIAKWLGTQPSVLVMDEPTAGVDIGTKTEILETIRDLADAGMGVLVISSEYPELLAVSDRVVVLREGSVHRVLDRDAIPDENSLQLSVQGA